A region of Selenomonadales bacterium 4137-cl DNA encodes the following proteins:
- a CDS encoding virulence-associated E family protein: MIFSTPDALKARNLKYDGQLAVAVGRSRFEKDWKNKEMPWSGLVEKLSLTTRTRESLAEFNAMSKSEQDNVKDVGAFVGGILKGGRRTAGAVAWRQIVTLDADFAVPGLWDEFCLYNDYAACVYSTHKHRPEKPRLRFVIPLARAVNPDEYQAVSRMLAHGIGMDFFDDTTYQAHRLMYWPSTSADGEFYFQLQDGAWLDPDKVLAKYQNWQDQSQWPESSRTRNNRAKLAEKQGDPLAKPGIVGAFCRTYSIQQALDTFLSDIYEPCAVEGRYTYLPGSSAGGLVLYEDRFAYSHHGTDPIGGQLVNAFDLIRLHRFGDLDIEAQPGTAVNRMPSYLAMVEWAAEDENVRMTIGMEKLEGAQADFADIVIDPNDMSWLKKLKTGTKGGYLPVAENILLILKHDPNLAGKFAMDDFAHRIVVVGDLPWRPASQSRFWTDADEAALRNYCSRIYGIVGKGIVLDALMEVLLYNTIHPVRDYLSALVWDGRRRLDTLFVDYMGAADTEYTRAVTRKMLVAAVARVMNPGCKFDNMLVLVGKQGQGKSYLLKRIGRSWFSDSLTTVQGKDAYEQLQGSWILEMGELSAMRKAEVEAVKHFLSKQVDNFRVAYGRNISFFPRQCVVFGSTNKIDFLRDVTGNRRFWPVATRVRKPVKNIFRDLTDEEIDQLWAEAVAAYKDGETLYLDETLATVAAAVQEEHMEESEKFGQVQEFLEIKLPTDWAERDLSERRAYFLGDFGEGPEGTVERDRVCALEIWVECFGGDPKTFDNARSREIKDIMYRMPGWVFYKSKLRFGKAYGLQRCYVKSK; this comes from the coding sequence ATGATTTTCTCTACGCCTGACGCTCTCAAAGCCCGGAACTTGAAGTACGACGGCCAGCTCGCTGTAGCGGTCGGTCGCAGCCGCTTCGAGAAAGATTGGAAAAATAAAGAAATGCCCTGGTCCGGTCTGGTTGAGAAACTCAGCCTGACGACCCGGACCAGGGAAAGCCTGGCCGAGTTTAACGCCATGTCGAAATCCGAGCAGGACAACGTGAAGGATGTCGGCGCCTTCGTCGGCGGCATCTTGAAGGGTGGCCGGCGGACAGCCGGGGCGGTCGCCTGGCGCCAGATCGTCACCCTCGACGCCGACTTCGCCGTGCCGGGGCTGTGGGACGAGTTCTGCCTGTATAACGACTACGCGGCTTGCGTTTATTCGACACACAAGCACCGTCCGGAAAAACCGCGCCTGCGCTTCGTGATCCCGCTGGCCAGGGCAGTTAACCCGGACGAGTACCAGGCGGTTTCTCGTATGTTGGCGCACGGCATCGGCATGGACTTTTTTGATGACACCACTTATCAGGCCCATCGCTTGATGTACTGGCCATCAACGTCGGCCGACGGCGAGTTCTATTTCCAGTTGCAGGATGGTGCCTGGCTTGATCCAGACAAGGTCCTTGCCAAGTATCAAAATTGGCAAGACCAGAGCCAATGGCCGGAATCTTCGCGGACCCGGAACAATCGGGCCAAGCTGGCCGAGAAGCAAGGCGACCCCTTAGCAAAGCCGGGCATCGTCGGTGCTTTCTGCCGGACCTACTCCATCCAGCAGGCCCTGGACACGTTCCTGTCCGATATTTACGAGCCGTGTGCCGTGGAGGGACGGTATACATACCTTCCAGGGTCCTCGGCCGGCGGCCTGGTCCTCTATGAAGACCGTTTCGCGTATTCCCACCACGGCACCGACCCGATCGGCGGGCAGTTGGTAAACGCCTTCGATTTGATCCGGCTGCACCGCTTCGGCGACCTGGACATCGAGGCCCAGCCGGGTACAGCGGTTAACCGGATGCCGAGCTACCTCGCCATGGTCGAGTGGGCAGCCGAGGACGAGAATGTCCGGATGACGATCGGCATGGAGAAGCTGGAGGGCGCCCAGGCCGACTTCGCCGACATAGTTATCGACCCGAACGACATGAGCTGGCTGAAAAAATTAAAAACCGGCACCAAGGGCGGTTATCTGCCGGTTGCGGAGAACATTCTGCTGATCTTGAAGCACGACCCGAACCTCGCCGGCAAGTTCGCCATGGACGATTTCGCTCACCGCATCGTGGTGGTCGGCGATCTGCCGTGGCGTCCGGCGAGCCAGAGCCGGTTCTGGACGGATGCCGACGAGGCCGCGCTGCGGAACTACTGCAGCCGCATCTACGGCATCGTGGGGAAAGGAATCGTCCTCGACGCTCTCATGGAGGTCCTGCTATACAACACGATTCACCCGGTGCGCGATTACCTGTCCGCTCTGGTCTGGGATGGCCGCCGGCGCCTGGACACACTGTTCGTCGATTACATGGGGGCAGCTGATACCGAATACACCCGCGCCGTCACCAGGAAGATGCTAGTCGCGGCCGTCGCCCGAGTCATGAACCCTGGCTGCAAGTTCGACAACATGCTCGTCCTGGTCGGCAAGCAAGGCCAAGGTAAAAGCTACCTGCTGAAACGGATCGGTCGATCCTGGTTTTCCGATTCGCTGACAACCGTCCAAGGCAAGGACGCCTACGAACAGCTTCAGGGGTCCTGGATTCTCGAAATGGGCGAGTTGTCGGCCATGAGAAAGGCCGAAGTCGAAGCGGTCAAGCACTTCCTGAGCAAACAGGTGGACAACTTCCGCGTCGCCTACGGCCGCAATATATCGTTCTTCCCCAGGCAATGTGTCGTTTTTGGGTCCACGAACAAGATTGACTTCCTCCGCGATGTCACCGGGAATCGGCGGTTTTGGCCGGTGGCCACGCGGGTCCGGAAGCCGGTAAAAAACATATTCCGGGACCTAACCGATGAAGAAATCGACCAGCTATGGGCGGAGGCCGTGGCCGCTTACAAAGACGGTGAAACACTTTATCTGGATGAAACCTTGGCCACCGTGGCGGCGGCTGTGCAAGAAGAACACATGGAAGAATCCGAGAAGTTCGGCCAGGTCCAGGAGTTCCTAGAAATCAAGCTGCCGACGGACTGGGCCGAGCGCGATCTCAGCGAGCGCCGAGCGTACTTCCTTGGCGATTTTGGCGAAGGCCCGGAGGGCACCGTCGAAAGGGACCGGGTCTGCGCCCTGGAAATCTGGGTGGAGTGCTTTGGCGGCGACCCGAAGACCTTTGACAACGCCCGTTCGCGGGAAATCAAGGACATTATGTACCGGATGCCGGGCTGGGTTTTCTATAAAAGTAAGCTGCGGTTCGGAAAAGCCTACGGCCTGCAAAGGTGCTACGTTAAATCGAAATAG
- a CDS encoding VRR-NUC domain-containing protein, whose product MLESTIENYLKRYVEKLGGLCWKFVSPGTDGVPDRIVLLNGRVIFVELKAPGEKPRPLQLKRHAQLRALGFEVVILDSIPAVDHFIGELIAHCNTRRTSTRTIFPS is encoded by the coding sequence GTGCTAGAAAGCACCATTGAAAATTACCTCAAACGCTATGTTGAAAAATTGGGCGGCCTTTGCTGGAAATTTGTGTCGCCCGGCACCGACGGCGTCCCTGATCGCATTGTCCTCCTAAATGGCCGGGTCATATTTGTTGAGTTAAAGGCGCCAGGGGAAAAGCCCCGGCCGCTGCAGTTGAAGCGCCACGCACAGCTCCGGGCGCTGGGTTTCGAAGTTGTTATCCTGGATTCGATTCCCGCCGTCGACCATTTTATCGGGGAGCTGATCGCACATTGCAATACACGCCGCACGTCTACCAGGACCATTTTTCCGAGCTGA
- a CDS encoding DEAD/DEAH box helicase, whose protein sequence is MQYTPHVYQDHFSELIMDKPAVAGFLDMGLGKSVSTLTAIAELLHNCFEVERVLVIAPLRVAKYTWQDEIEKWDHTSYLKLSKILGTEKQRIAALKTNADIWVINRENVTWLVKYFGSRWPFDMVVIDESSSFKSHKAQRFKALRKVRPLIKRIVELTGTPAPNNLLDLWPQIYLLDRGERLGRTITAYRDSYFEPDKRNGHIVYSWRPKPGAEEAIYAKIADICVSMKAKDWLQLPPRIDNVIKVSLEPAIKKLYKQLERDLLLPYAGGDVIAVQAADLSNKLLQLANGAIYDENKAVRVIHDSKLDALEEIIEASANGNPVMVFYWYKHDLTRLQQRFPHARTLDSTKDVKAWNSGKIPLLLVHPASAGHGLNLQAGGNIIVWFGLTWSLELYEQANARLDRQGQTKSVIVHHLVAAGTVDEDVMKALQNKATGQDALMAAVRSRICEVQKIKAA, encoded by the coding sequence TTGCAATACACGCCGCACGTCTACCAGGACCATTTTTCCGAGCTGATTATGGACAAGCCTGCCGTGGCCGGTTTCCTGGACATGGGCCTCGGCAAGTCGGTCAGCACGCTGACGGCCATTGCCGAACTGCTGCACAACTGCTTCGAGGTTGAGCGCGTCCTGGTCATCGCGCCGCTACGGGTGGCGAAGTACACCTGGCAGGACGAAATCGAAAAGTGGGACCACACGTCCTACCTTAAGCTATCAAAGATTCTAGGCACCGAAAAGCAGCGCATCGCGGCGCTGAAAACTAACGCCGACATTTGGGTGATCAACCGCGAAAACGTGACCTGGTTGGTGAAATACTTTGGTAGCCGCTGGCCGTTCGATATGGTGGTCATCGACGAAAGTTCGTCATTCAAGTCCCACAAGGCCCAGCGTTTCAAAGCTCTCCGGAAAGTCCGGCCGCTTATAAAGCGGATCGTCGAGCTGACCGGCACGCCGGCGCCGAACAATCTCCTGGACCTGTGGCCACAGATTTACCTTCTGGACCGGGGCGAACGCCTGGGCCGCACCATCACCGCCTATCGCGACAGTTATTTTGAGCCAGACAAGCGAAACGGCCACATCGTCTATTCGTGGCGGCCGAAGCCCGGAGCCGAGGAGGCCATTTACGCCAAGATTGCGGACATCTGCGTCAGCATGAAGGCCAAGGATTGGCTTCAGCTGCCGCCTCGGATCGACAACGTCATCAAGGTGTCGCTGGAACCGGCCATCAAAAAGTTGTATAAGCAGTTGGAGCGCGATCTCCTGTTGCCCTACGCCGGCGGCGATGTCATCGCTGTCCAGGCGGCCGACCTGTCCAATAAACTGCTGCAGCTGGCGAACGGTGCCATCTACGATGAAAATAAAGCGGTCCGCGTCATCCACGATTCCAAGCTGGATGCGCTGGAGGAAATCATCGAGGCGTCGGCCAACGGCAACCCGGTCATGGTGTTCTATTGGTATAAGCACGACCTGACCCGGCTACAGCAGCGGTTCCCGCACGCCCGCACCCTGGACAGCACAAAGGATGTGAAGGCATGGAATTCTGGAAAGATACCGCTGCTGCTTGTGCATCCGGCCTCCGCCGGGCACGGTCTAAACTTGCAGGCTGGCGGGAATATCATCGTATGGTTCGGCCTGACCTGGTCGCTGGAGCTGTACGAACAGGCGAACGCGAGGCTGGACCGGCAGGGTCAGACAAAGTCTGTCATTGTCCACCATCTTGTCGCCGCCGGCACAGTCGATGAAGATGTGATGAAAGCGTTACAAAATAAAGCCACCGGGCAAGACGCCCTAATGGCCGCCGTCCGATCGCGGATCTGCGAGGTTCAGAAAATAAAGGCTGCCTAA
- a CDS encoding DNA modification methylase translates to MAELKIIYKNISEVFPYINNPRNNEKGVDKVAASIKEFGFKVPIIIDGAGCIVAGHTRILAAQKLGIEQIPCVVADDLTEAQVKAFRIADNKVAEFSTWDEGLLLQEFEALREMDFDVSLTGFDLADVELIEQENGAGGEKGDDDNFDMSDELEKIVEPATQPGDVYVLGAHRLLCGDATKLEDAKKLMDGALADMIFTDPPYNVAYEGGTADKLTIMNDSMSDANFYQFLKDAYTTMLAVAKPGAAIYVCHADSEGLNFRKAMIDAGWLVKQCLIWVKNTFVLGRQDYQWKHEPILYGWKPGDAHYFNGGRKQSTVIDDIAGITVQPDGDGYIISFASGLASTSIRVPSYEVLFAGLDDETTTWRIEKPSRNADHPTMKPVALCARAIKNSSKLGGIVVDLFGGSGSTLIACEETGRVCYTSELDPKYCDVIVARWEQLTGKKAMRIAAKKAKPKRAGG, encoded by the coding sequence GTGGCCGAACTTAAAATAATTTATAAAAACATTTCCGAGGTTTTCCCATACATAAACAATCCGCGAAACAATGAGAAAGGCGTCGACAAAGTTGCCGCCAGTATCAAAGAATTCGGGTTCAAAGTGCCGATCATCATCGACGGTGCTGGTTGCATCGTGGCGGGCCACACCCGCATCCTGGCTGCTCAGAAGCTCGGCATCGAGCAGATTCCTTGCGTGGTGGCCGACGATTTAACCGAGGCCCAGGTCAAGGCGTTCCGGATCGCCGACAATAAGGTGGCGGAATTCTCCACCTGGGACGAGGGTTTGCTGCTCCAGGAGTTCGAGGCGCTCCGCGAGATGGATTTCGATGTCAGTTTGACCGGCTTCGACCTGGCGGATGTGGAACTGATCGAGCAAGAGAACGGTGCCGGCGGCGAAAAGGGCGATGACGACAACTTCGACATGTCCGATGAGCTGGAGAAAATCGTCGAGCCGGCCACGCAGCCGGGCGATGTTTACGTTCTCGGGGCGCACAGGCTGCTCTGTGGCGATGCGACGAAGCTAGAAGACGCTAAGAAACTGATGGACGGTGCCCTGGCGGATATGATCTTCACCGATCCTCCGTACAACGTGGCCTACGAAGGCGGCACGGCCGACAAGCTGACCATTATGAATGATTCGATGTCCGATGCCAACTTTTACCAGTTCTTAAAAGACGCTTACACGACAATGCTCGCGGTCGCCAAACCTGGCGCCGCGATTTATGTTTGTCACGCCGATTCCGAGGGCCTCAATTTCCGGAAGGCGATGATCGACGCCGGCTGGCTAGTTAAGCAGTGCTTGATCTGGGTCAAGAACACTTTTGTTTTGGGCCGGCAGGACTACCAATGGAAACATGAGCCAATTCTTTATGGTTGGAAGCCCGGCGACGCTCACTACTTCAATGGCGGACGAAAGCAATCCACAGTAATCGACGACATCGCCGGCATCACGGTCCAGCCGGACGGCGACGGCTACATAATTTCCTTCGCGAGCGGGCTGGCCAGCACCAGCATCCGGGTCCCGAGCTACGAGGTGCTGTTCGCGGGCCTCGATGACGAAACCACCACCTGGCGGATCGAGAAGCCGTCCAGGAACGCAGACCACCCGACGATGAAGCCGGTCGCGCTCTGCGCTCGGGCCATCAAAAACTCCAGCAAGCTGGGCGGTATTGTGGTCGATCTGTTCGGCGGCTCTGGTTCGACGCTCATCGCGTGCGAGGAAACGGGACGGGTGTGCTACACATCAGAGCTGGACCCGAAATATTGCGACGTCATCGTCGCCCGCTGGGAACAGTTGACCGGAAAGAAGGCGATGCGGATTGCAGCAAAAAAAGCTAAACCTAAACGAGCAGGCGGCTGA
- a CDS encoding terminase large subunit produces MSYLEEYTRKVLSGEIVACRRIKQVCTMLLDKLVHPEKYDPWVFDEKLTEKPIDFIETFCKQAQGKMGTPIRLELFQKAKFQAIFGFVHKDTGFRQYNECLTIEGRKNGKSSESAAVNLYLLMGDGEGAPEIYNIATMLDQAKIGWEYAYKMVKQSPVLRKHIRKRISDLYFPHNMGIIKPLASNSNSLDGLNAHGVTIDELSAIKNRDIYDLMKQSMSARQQPLLFCITTNGFVRDGIFDAQYDYACAVLDGKVKDERFLPFIYELDDRKEWDKEDCWIKANPGLGSIKSISFLRDCVAKAKNDPAFKPTVMVKDFNMKENANSAWLTWDEINNQEEFDFRSLGFRYGIGGFDASETTDLTAAKALCMRPGDDKIYVKSMYWIPEEVLRKIDADGNRRERDNVPYLLWEQQGLLRTTPGNKIDKRCILEWFKALRDEDDLYILWIGYDPWHIEEALLNEFIGEFGKDSMIKIRQGVQTLSYPMKSLKGDLAAKKIVFNKNPIDMWNLSNLEIRTDINGNIQPVKGIDNRRRIDGAMALIDAYIVLQDKMDEYSNLI; encoded by the coding sequence ATGAGCTACTTGGAGGAATACACCAGGAAGGTTCTTTCTGGCGAGATCGTCGCCTGCCGGCGGATTAAACAGGTCTGCACGATGCTGCTGGATAAGCTGGTCCACCCGGAAAAATACGACCCTTGGGTCTTCGATGAAAAGCTGACCGAAAAACCCATCGACTTCATCGAAACCTTTTGCAAGCAGGCCCAGGGAAAGATGGGCACACCGATCCGGCTGGAACTGTTCCAGAAGGCGAAGTTCCAGGCCATCTTCGGCTTCGTCCATAAGGACACCGGGTTCCGTCAGTACAACGAGTGCCTGACGATCGAGGGCCGGAAGAACGGAAAATCGTCCGAATCGGCCGCGGTCAACCTATACCTCTTGATGGGCGACGGCGAGGGCGCGCCGGAAATCTACAATATCGCCACCATGCTCGATCAGGCCAAGATCGGCTGGGAGTACGCCTATAAAATGGTCAAACAGTCGCCGGTCCTCCGGAAGCATATCCGGAAAAGGATCAGCGACCTCTATTTTCCCCACAACATGGGGATTATCAAGCCCCTGGCCTCCAATTCGAACAGCCTGGACGGCCTGAACGCCCACGGAGTCACGATTGACGAGTTGTCGGCCATCAAGAACCGCGATATTTACGACTTGATGAAACAATCCATGTCGGCCCGCCAGCAGCCGCTGCTCTTTTGCATCACAACCAACGGCTTTGTCCGAGACGGCATTTTTGATGCACAGTACGATTACGCCTGCGCCGTCCTGGACGGCAAGGTCAAGGATGAGCGGTTCCTGCCGTTCATCTATGAACTGGACGACAGGAAGGAATGGGACAAAGAGGATTGCTGGATAAAAGCAAATCCAGGTTTAGGTTCTATCAAATCAATTTCCTTTTTGCGCGATTGCGTCGCCAAGGCCAAGAATGACCCGGCGTTCAAGCCGACGGTCATGGTCAAGGACTTCAACATGAAAGAGAATGCTAATTCGGCCTGGCTCACCTGGGATGAAATCAACAACCAGGAGGAGTTCGACTTCCGGAGCTTGGGTTTCCGCTATGGCATCGGCGGATTCGACGCGTCCGAGACGACGGACCTGACGGCTGCCAAGGCGCTCTGTATGAGGCCGGGCGACGACAAGATTTACGTTAAATCCATGTACTGGATTCCGGAGGAAGTGCTTCGCAAGATTGACGCCGACGGCAACCGGCGCGAGCGCGACAACGTGCCGTACCTGCTCTGGGAACAACAGGGCCTGCTGCGGACGACGCCGGGAAATAAGATCGATAAACGTTGCATTCTGGAATGGTTCAAGGCGCTAAGGGACGAGGACGACCTGTATATTCTCTGGATCGGCTACGACCCCTGGCACATCGAGGAAGCGTTGCTGAACGAGTTTATTGGCGAGTTCGGTAAGGACAGTATGATTAAAATCCGGCAGGGGGTTCAGACCTTGAGCTATCCGATGAAGTCGCTGAAAGGCGACCTGGCCGCGAAGAAGATTGTCTTCAATAAAAATCCGATTGACATGTGGAACCTCTCGAACCTGGAAATCCGGACGGATATCAATGGCAACATCCAGCCGGTGAAGGGTATTGACAACCGCCGACGTATCGACGGCGCCATGGCGCTGATCGACGCCTATATCGTCCTCCAGGACAAGATGGACGAATACAGCAATCTGATCTGA
- a CDS encoding HNH endonuclease, producing the protein MAQDFAKAFYRSAAWLKCRAAYIASVFYCCELCHEPVGTGGILHHKILLTPENINDPAVTLNWDCLEYLCQRCHNETHGDNLPVREGVRFDEQGNLVRG; encoded by the coding sequence GTGGCGCAAGATTTTGCTAAAGCATTTTACAGGTCAGCGGCCTGGCTGAAATGCCGCGCGGCCTACATCGCTTCGGTTTTCTACTGCTGCGAGCTGTGCCATGAGCCGGTCGGCACCGGCGGGATTCTCCACCACAAAATCCTGCTGACGCCCGAGAACATAAACGACCCGGCCGTCACGCTTAACTGGGATTGCCTGGAGTACCTGTGCCAGCGGTGTCACAATGAAACCCACGGGGACAACCTTCCGGTTCGGGAGGGGGTCCGATTCGACGAACAAGGCAATCTGGTTAGGGGGTGA
- a CDS encoding phage portal protein: MEFRNMFNAVFGDKKPPVNVTQYQFLNDYAPFFSSVSGNFYDNDVVRTCIDAIARNAAKLKPKHIRRANGRIATVADDLQWLLEVRPNPYMSAYDFLYKVVSQLYTNNNSFIYIHLDTLGKITGLFPLSYSSIEFVEYQGELYCRFYFLGGFKMTVPYTELIHLRRHFNGDDIFGESNQKPFKPTLSLIQTVNEGIINAIKSSARLRGFLKFTQTLRPEDLKAQRDKFVADYLSVNNDGGIGAVDAKADFTPVEMNSKMVDDKQMAVIRDNAYRYFGVSENIIKADYTEDQWNAFYESVLEPIAIQLSLEFTEKCFSDREKGFGNEIVFEANRLQYASNQTKINLLQYLMPMGIFSVNDALEILNMPPVEDGDRRIFSLNYVNAKLADAYQTGAPATDQNLNTGSGANGGKTTEGNPPGGNAGASAR; the protein is encoded by the coding sequence TTGGAGTTTAGGAATATGTTCAACGCCGTTTTTGGCGATAAAAAGCCGCCGGTCAACGTGACCCAGTACCAGTTCCTGAACGACTACGCGCCGTTCTTCTCGTCCGTCAGCGGCAATTTTTACGACAACGACGTGGTCAGGACCTGCATCGACGCGATCGCCCGAAACGCGGCGAAGCTGAAGCCTAAACACATCAGGCGGGCCAACGGCCGGATCGCCACGGTGGCCGACGATCTGCAATGGCTCCTGGAGGTCCGGCCCAACCCATATATGTCCGCATACGATTTTCTCTACAAAGTGGTCAGCCAGCTCTACACCAACAACAATTCCTTCATATATATCCACCTCGATACGCTTGGCAAAATAACCGGCCTGTTCCCGCTGTCGTATTCCTCGATTGAGTTCGTGGAATATCAGGGGGAACTGTACTGCCGGTTTTATTTTTTGGGCGGCTTTAAGATGACGGTGCCGTACACGGAGCTGATCCATCTGCGGCGCCATTTCAATGGCGACGACATCTTCGGGGAGAGCAACCAGAAGCCTTTCAAGCCGACGCTGTCGCTGATCCAGACGGTCAACGAGGGGATTATCAACGCGATAAAATCCAGCGCCCGGCTGCGGGGCTTCCTGAAATTCACCCAGACGCTCCGGCCGGAGGACTTGAAGGCACAGCGGGACAAGTTCGTCGCCGACTACCTGTCCGTCAATAACGACGGCGGCATTGGCGCCGTGGACGCCAAGGCCGACTTCACGCCGGTGGAAATGAACAGCAAAATGGTCGACGACAAGCAGATGGCGGTGATCCGCGACAACGCCTACCGCTACTTCGGCGTGAGCGAGAACATCATCAAGGCCGATTATACCGAGGACCAATGGAACGCCTTCTATGAGAGCGTTTTGGAACCCATCGCCATTCAGCTCTCGCTGGAGTTCACCGAAAAGTGCTTCTCCGACCGGGAGAAGGGGTTCGGCAACGAGATAGTTTTCGAGGCGAACCGGCTGCAGTACGCCAGCAACCAGACCAAGATTAACCTGTTGCAGTATCTCATGCCCATGGGCATCTTCTCCGTCAACGACGCGCTTGAAATCCTCAACATGCCTCCGGTGGAAGACGGCGACCGGAGGATTTTTTCTTTGAACTACGTCAACGCCAAGCTGGCCGACGCCTACCAGACAGGTGCGCCGGCGACAGACCAAAATCTGAACACAGGGAGTGGTGCAAATGGGGGAAAAACGACTGAAGGAAATCCGCCTGGCGGAAATGCGGGCGCTTCCGCAAGGTGA
- a CDS encoding HK97 family phage prohead protease produces MGEKRLKEIRLAEMRALPQGDCQEMVVEGYAIVFEQPTVLWTDPDTGKEYKEVISRGSLDGVDLSDVPFKYNHSDNVMIMARSRNKTLTLIPDDRGLKVIANLAPTTTGKDLYTLIQRGDISKMSFAFYVADDEYDRNTSSRRINKFACIGDVSAVDMPAYEQTSLSARSYCERQKAAAELVERERLEAKAREQLAQRRKALTIRTFL; encoded by the coding sequence ATGGGGGAAAAACGACTGAAGGAAATCCGCCTGGCGGAAATGCGGGCGCTTCCGCAAGGTGATTGCCAGGAAATGGTAGTTGAAGGCTACGCCATAGTTTTCGAACAGCCGACGGTTTTATGGACCGATCCGGACACCGGGAAGGAATACAAGGAGGTTATCTCGCGAGGCTCCCTGGACGGAGTTGACCTGTCGGACGTTCCATTTAAGTACAACCACAGCGATAATGTGATGATTATGGCGCGATCCCGGAACAAAACCCTGACGCTCATCCCGGACGATCGGGGCCTGAAGGTGATCGCCAACCTGGCGCCCACCACCACCGGCAAAGACTTATACACGCTCATCCAGCGCGGCGACATCTCGAAGATGTCGTTTGCTTTTTATGTGGCCGACGACGAGTACGACCGGAACACGTCGTCGCGGCGGATCAACAAGTTCGCCTGCATCGGCGACGTGTCGGCCGTGGACATGCCGGCTTATGAACAGACGTCGCTGTCGGCCAGGTCCTACTGCGAGAGGCAAAAGGCTGCGGCCGAGCTGGTGGAGCGGGAGCGGCTGGAGGCCAAGGCTCGCGAGCAACTGGCGCAACGCCGAAAGGCGCTTACAATCAGAACCTTCCTGTAA
- a CDS encoding phage major capsid protein, with protein sequence MEKRMQEIAARKAEIRSLLQSGAECDLDAIQAELETLETEERAIQKRQEIANKLNVGDVRGRIILPPGAKAGQDDEQRSEIDTTTMEYRTAFMKYVLRGTPIPAELRADATTTTAGAPIPQNVLNTVVDKLLASGMILPLVTQTNYKGGVAIPNSSVKPVATWVAESAGSDKQAKTTGSIIFGYYKLRCAVAVSLEVDTMAVPAFEAVLINNVSQAMVIALEQAIISGTGSGQPTGIISAGTPVNAGQVITGTPSRKSFVAAEGALDIAYEATAKWCMTKQTWNAMLGESDTAGQPVARVNEGIPGKLSRTLLGREVVLCNYLPSFATGLTAGTVWAFLFDFSDYVLNTNYNINIQRYQEIWVGDDWVTRAVLIADGKVTDPNSLVTLVK encoded by the coding sequence ATGGAAAAAAGGATGCAAGAAATCGCGGCTCGGAAAGCTGAAATTCGCAGCCTGCTCCAGTCCGGCGCCGAGTGCGATCTGGACGCTATCCAGGCCGAACTGGAAACCCTGGAAACTGAAGAACGCGCTATTCAAAAGCGCCAGGAGATCGCTAACAAACTGAATGTTGGCGATGTTCGTGGCCGGATCATCCTGCCTCCGGGCGCCAAAGCCGGCCAGGACGACGAGCAACGCAGCGAGATCGACACCACCACCATGGAGTACAGAACCGCTTTCATGAAGTATGTACTTCGCGGCACCCCGATCCCGGCCGAACTGCGGGCTGACGCTACCACCACTACCGCCGGCGCTCCGATCCCGCAGAACGTCCTCAACACCGTTGTGGACAAGCTGCTGGCCAGCGGCATGATCCTGCCTCTTGTTACCCAGACCAACTACAAAGGCGGCGTGGCCATCCCCAACTCCAGCGTGAAGCCTGTCGCCACCTGGGTGGCCGAGAGCGCCGGCAGCGACAAGCAGGCCAAGACTACCGGCTCCATCATCTTCGGTTACTACAAACTGCGCTGCGCCGTTGCCGTCAGCCTGGAAGTCGACACCATGGCCGTGCCCGCGTTCGAGGCCGTCCTGATTAACAATGTTTCCCAGGCGATGGTCATCGCGCTGGAGCAGGCGATCATTTCCGGTACCGGCAGCGGCCAGCCGACCGGCATTATTTCGGCCGGCACGCCTGTCAACGCGGGTCAGGTAATCACAGGCACCCCTTCGCGGAAATCATTTGTTGCGGCCGAGGGCGCCCTGGATATTGCCTACGAGGCAACGGCGAAGTGGTGCATGACCAAGCAGACCTGGAACGCCATGCTGGGTGAGTCCGATACCGCCGGCCAACCTGTCGCCCGCGTGAATGAAGGCATTCCCGGAAAATTATCTCGCACGCTGCTCGGCCGTGAGGTTGTGCTGTGCAACTATCTCCCGTCTTTCGCCACCGGCCTGACCGCAGGCACCGTCTGGGCGTTCCTGTTCGATTTCAGCGACTATGTGCTGAACACGAACTACAACATCAATATCCAACGCTACCAGGAGATCTGGGTTGGCGACGACTGGGTAACCCGGGCTGTCCTCATCGCCGACGGTAAAGTTACCGATCCCAATTCCCTGGTCACTCTGGTTAAGTAA